Within the Mumia flava genome, the region GTGACCACCCAGGTGTACTGCGACTGCGTCCCGTTCAGCTCGCCGATGATGGTCGGCAGCGCGTTCGACACGATCGTCGACGCCAGGATCGCCGTGAAGAGCGCGGCGAGCAGGCCGACCATCACCTCGAGGATGGCGCGGTGCGAGAGCTGCTGCTCGCCGCTCGGCGGAGCGGTCGTTGCGGACAAGAGCGGGTCCTTCCAGGTCAGGCATGCACGCCGGGCGTGCACGGGTCAGGCGGGTGGTTCGGGTGGTTCGGGTGGAGCGGTCAGGCGTCCACCGGGTCGAGCTCGTCGCGCAGCATCGAGGCGGCGAGCTCGACCGAGAGGTCGGCGAAGCGGTCGGTGGTCTCGTCGTCCCAGTCGGGGACCTGCTGGCAGAGCCGCTCGGCGTACGCGCGCCAGATCCGGCTCAGCTCGTCGCGGCCGGCGTCGGTCAGGGAGATGAGGCCGGCTCGGGCGTCGGCCGGGTCGGGGCGCCGCTCGACCAGTCCCGCGGCCTCGAGCGCCGTCACCTGGCGGCTCACGACCGACGGGTTCAGCCCGAAGGAGTCGGCGATCGCCGTGACCCGTTGCTCGCCCGCGGTCGCGAGGCGCTTGAGGACGGCGACGTCCGCCCGGCGCAGCCGCGTGTCGGCCGGCTCCCAGCGGTGGGCGTTCGACCGCAGCGCACGGCCGAGGTGG harbors:
- a CDS encoding MarR family winged helix-turn-helix transcriptional regulator translates to MPSVAGAERLAVALTHLGRALRSNAHRWEPADTRLRRADVAVLKRLATAGEQRVTAIADSFGLNPSVVSRQVTALEAAGLVERRPDPADARAGLISLTDAGRDELSRIWRAYAERLCQQVPDWDDETTDRFADLSVELAASMLRDELDPVDA